The proteins below are encoded in one region of Pontibacter deserti:
- a CDS encoding NADP-dependent oxidoreductase: MKAYVVNEPGGPESLQLTELEKPTIKDNEVLVKVRAVSINPVDTKTREGKALFNTLKETAPVIPGWDISGEVVEAGKDVTYFKPGDEVFGMVNFPGHGRAYAEYVAAPEAHLAHKPENIPHHEAAAATLAALTAWQVLVNEADIQPGQRVLIHAAAGGVGHFAVQIAKYFKAFVIGTASAENHDFIRNMGADEQIDYNEYKVEDVVMDVDLVLDSLGEENTRRSLNCLKDGGKIISILGGAKEAVQEEAKKRNIEARSYLVHSSGEDQAKIADLLSQGRLTAHVSHVYDFEDMAKAHEQVETHKTRGKVVVHVS, translated from the coding sequence ATGAAAGCATACGTAGTGAATGAACCCGGCGGACCAGAAAGCCTGCAGCTAACGGAGCTGGAAAAGCCAACTATTAAGGACAACGAAGTACTGGTAAAGGTAAGAGCAGTTAGCATAAACCCGGTAGATACCAAAACCCGCGAAGGAAAAGCTCTATTTAACACCTTAAAAGAAACAGCACCTGTTATACCTGGCTGGGACATTTCGGGGGAAGTGGTAGAAGCAGGAAAGGATGTAACATATTTTAAGCCTGGCGATGAAGTTTTCGGGATGGTAAATTTTCCGGGGCATGGCAGAGCCTATGCTGAGTATGTAGCAGCACCTGAAGCGCACCTGGCACATAAGCCCGAAAACATACCTCACCACGAAGCTGCCGCCGCTACTTTGGCTGCACTTACAGCCTGGCAGGTATTGGTAAACGAAGCCGATATACAACCAGGACAGCGTGTGCTTATACATGCCGCAGCAGGGGGCGTGGGTCATTTTGCCGTACAGATCGCTAAATATTTTAAAGCCTTTGTGATCGGTACCGCCTCTGCCGAGAATCATGATTTTATCCGGAACATGGGCGCCGACGAGCAAATAGATTATAATGAGTATAAGGTAGAGGATGTAGTGATGGATGTGGACCTGGTGCTTGACTCGCTGGGAGAAGAGAACACCCGCCGCTCTTTAAACTGCCTGAAAGATGGTGGTAAGATCATATCTATACTTGGCGGAGCGAAGGAGGCTGTGCAGGAAGAAGCAAAAAAACGCAACATAGAAGCTAGAAGTTACCTGGTGCACTCCAGCGGAGAAGACCAGGCTAAAATTGCCGACCTGCTAAGCCAGGGAAGACTGACTGCACACGTATCGCATGTGTATGATTTTGAGGATATGGCCAAAGCCCACGAGCAGGTAGAAACCCATAAAACCCGCGGCAAAGTAGTAGTACACGTTAGCTAA
- a CDS encoding DinB family protein yields the protein MTQTKNLEVWLRGPLPDVPALLQPVAHALLQAREEVENFMRDVPEDLIWERPAGVASVGYHLQHLVGILDRLLTYARGEALTEEQLAYLYAEGKPTKATAQELVQQYHEEVDKALEQIRKTEEQTLTEVRRVGRSQVESTVIGLLFHAAEHSMRHIGQLLVTARVLRGQAYEV from the coding sequence ATGACACAAACCAAAAACCTGGAAGTATGGCTGCGAGGACCGCTGCCTGATGTGCCTGCTTTGCTGCAACCGGTGGCCCATGCTTTGCTGCAAGCCCGCGAAGAAGTAGAGAATTTTATGCGCGATGTACCGGAAGATTTGATCTGGGAACGGCCAGCCGGTGTGGCGTCGGTGGGGTATCATCTGCAGCACCTGGTTGGCATCCTCGACAGGTTACTGACCTACGCCCGCGGCGAAGCACTGACCGAAGAGCAACTGGCCTACCTATACGCCGAAGGAAAACCTACCAAAGCAACAGCGCAGGAACTGGTGCAGCAATACCATGAAGAAGTTGATAAGGCCCTGGAGCAAATAAGGAAAACCGAAGAGCAAACCTTAACGGAAGTGCGCAGGGTAGGGCGTTCGCAGGTGGAGTCTACGGTTATAGGGTTGCTGTTTCATGCGGCAGAGCATAGCATGCGGCATATAGGCCAGCTGCTGGTAACAGCACGGGTGCTGCGCGGTCAGGCTTACGAAGTATAG
- a CDS encoding SRPBCC domain-containing protein: MENQKLEIKTALQVLKPAHDVFEAIVDPAKMSNYFISEGSGRMEEGKTLTWKFPEFEETFPVRVGKIEKDNYIAYYWDGTDGNELLVEINLTPKGENATVVTITEKEMENNEAGLNWLKGNTAGWANFLACLKAYLEHGINLRKGAFDFMKAEV; the protein is encoded by the coding sequence ATGGAAAACCAGAAACTCGAAATCAAAACAGCCTTACAGGTGCTTAAACCTGCCCATGACGTATTCGAAGCCATAGTTGACCCGGCTAAAATGTCTAATTACTTTATTTCTGAAGGCTCCGGTCGCATGGAGGAAGGCAAAACCCTGACCTGGAAGTTTCCGGAGTTTGAGGAGACATTCCCTGTCAGAGTCGGTAAAATCGAAAAAGACAACTACATAGCTTATTACTGGGATGGCACAGACGGAAATGAACTGCTGGTTGAGATTAACCTTACACCGAAAGGTGAAAATGCCACCGTTGTAACCATCACCGAAAAGGAAATGGAAAATAACGAAGCCGGCCTGAACTGGCTGAAAGGCAATACCGCTGGCTGGGCCAACTTCCTGGCATGCCTTAAAGCGTACCTGGAGCATGGTATAAACCTGCGCAAAGGCGCTTTCGATTTTATGAAGGCCGAAGTATAG
- a CDS encoding DUF4348 domain-containing protein encodes MKLLCLVIMLFSVGCDNTRVANDITKNIAKENTSSRFSKSDAVDVGNIEEEKTNNEYFDSFFLKFSSDSVFQLSRVEFPYKITLMEDIGSVTRYISKEDWLFINFSQMQVGEHHLEKKEESNSTVTMIYTLEDTGVYFTYVFNKNKGKWMLTSMEDSST; translated from the coding sequence ATGAAATTACTTTGTCTTGTAATAATGCTCTTTAGTGTTGGCTGCGACAATACACGGGTCGCTAATGACATTACCAAAAACATTGCTAAAGAAAACACATCTTCCAGATTTAGTAAGTCGGACGCTGTTGATGTTGGTAATATTGAAGAAGAAAAGACCAACAATGAATACTTTGACAGCTTTTTCCTGAAGTTTTCGTCAGATTCAGTTTTTCAACTTTCGAGAGTAGAGTTTCCATACAAAATCACATTAATGGAAGATATAGGGTCTGTAACACGATACATTAGTAAAGAAGATTGGTTATTTATAAACTTTTCCCAAATGCAGGTTGGAGAGCATCATCTTGAGAAAAAAGAAGAAAGTAACAGTACAGTAACTATGATTTACACCTTAGAAGATACTGGAGTTTACTTCACATATGTTTTCAATAAAAATAAAGGCAAATGGATGTTAACTTCTATGGAAGATTCTTCTACTTAA